In Nitrosophilus alvini, the following are encoded in one genomic region:
- the ftsH gene encoding ATP-dependent zinc metalloprotease FtsH: MGDKKRDKKNKQDNFFNKNPLITFAIFSIIVILLFKSILAPTGGNMGEGATTHMVGAPIQKTKEVSYSELKQLIKEGQVRYVAIGQRTIKAIAEQNGYKIIYIANRVPEDNTLIPLLEKNGVDYGGYSESNWLTEVIFGWVIPIFIFFAIWMFLASRMQKSVGGGILGMGSAKKLLNAEKPKVKFDDVAGVEEAKEEVQEIVEFLKHPERYIRLGAKIPKGVLLVGPPGTGKTLLAKAVAGEADVPFFAMSGSSFIEMFVGVGAARVRDLFEQAKKEAPSIIFIDEIDAIGKSRAAAGPIGGNDEREQTLNQLLAEMDGFDSAESPVIVLAATNRPEVLDPALLRPGRFDRQVLVDKPDFKGRLDILKVHVRHIKMADDVDLEEIAKLTAGLAGADLANIVNEAALLAGRKSKKKVEQEDFIEAVERAIAGLEKKSRRISTKEKKIVAYHECGHALMAETTPGARKVTKVSIIPRGLAALGYTLNTPEENKYLMQKHELIAEIDVLLGGRAAEEVFIKEISTGAANDLERATDIVKAMVSMYGMSEVAGLMVLEKQKNMFLGGGFGQIKEYSEKMAEEVDEYIKKLLDERYKHVKHRLIEYKEAIERIVKVLFEKEVIEGEVVRKIIKEYEEEKGIKSKLVESEENGELEKAREQAKNKNKEEIETAEENEGEEK; encoded by the coding sequence ATGGGTGACAAAAAAAGAGACAAAAAAAATAAACAGGATAACTTTTTCAATAAAAATCCGCTTATAACTTTTGCAATTTTTTCTATAATTGTAATACTTCTTTTCAAATCTATTCTGGCTCCAACTGGCGGGAATATGGGGGAGGGAGCCACTACACATATGGTAGGTGCTCCTATTCAGAAAACAAAAGAGGTTAGTTATTCGGAGTTGAAACAGCTAATAAAAGAGGGGCAGGTAAGATATGTTGCAATAGGACAAAGGACAATAAAAGCTATAGCTGAACAAAACGGTTATAAAATAATATATATAGCAAACAGGGTGCCCGAAGACAACACTCTTATCCCTCTTCTTGAGAAAAACGGGGTAGATTACGGCGGTTACAGTGAAAGTAATTGGCTCACAGAGGTTATATTTGGCTGGGTTATACCTATATTTATCTTTTTCGCTATATGGATGTTCCTCGCAAGTAGAATGCAGAAGAGTGTAGGCGGCGGGATCCTTGGAATGGGCAGTGCCAAAAAACTTCTAAATGCAGAGAAACCGAAGGTCAAATTTGATGATGTTGCCGGTGTGGAAGAGGCAAAAGAGGAAGTACAGGAGATAGTAGAGTTTTTAAAACATCCCGAGAGATATATAAGACTTGGGGCAAAAATTCCAAAAGGTGTTCTTTTGGTGGGACCTCCGGGAACAGGTAAAACGCTTCTTGCAAAAGCTGTTGCCGGTGAAGCAGATGTTCCTTTTTTTGCCATGAGCGGATCTAGTTTTATTGAGATGTTTGTAGGGGTGGGAGCTGCCAGGGTAAGAGATCTTTTTGAACAGGCAAAGAAAGAGGCACCCTCTATAATCTTTATAGATGAGATAGATGCGATAGGAAAAAGCAGGGCAGCCGCAGGACCAATTGGCGGCAATGATGAAAGAGAGCAGACACTCAATCAGCTTCTTGCGGAAATGGATGGATTTGACAGCGCAGAATCGCCTGTTATTGTTTTAGCTGCTACAAACAGGCCGGAAGTTCTAGATCCGGCACTCTTGAGACCGGGTAGATTTGACAGACAGGTTCTTGTTGATAAACCGGATTTCAAAGGAAGGCTTGATATACTGAAAGTTCATGTCAGACATATAAAAATGGCTGATGATGTGGATCTTGAGGAGATTGCAAAATTGACGGCAGGTCTTGCTGGTGCCGATCTGGCAAATATTGTAAATGAAGCTGCTCTTCTTGCGGGTAGAAAAAGCAAGAAAAAAGTAGAACAGGAAGATTTTATAGAGGCGGTTGAAAGAGCAATTGCCGGTCTTGAGAAGAAAAGCAGAAGAATATCCACAAAAGAGAAAAAAATTGTTGCGTATCACGAGTGTGGACATGCTCTTATGGCTGAGACAACACCGGGTGCTAGAAAAGTTACAAAAGTATCGATTATCCCAAGAGGTCTTGCAGCTCTCGGTTATACACTCAATACTCCCGAAGAGAACAAATACCTTATGCAAAAGCATGAACTTATAGCTGAGATCGATGTACTGCTTGGTGGACGGGCAGCCGAAGAGGTATTTATAAAAGAGATATCGACTGGTGCGGCAAACGATCTTGAGAGAGCCACCGATATCGTAAAAGCTATGGTCAGTATGTACGGTATGAGTGAAGTTGCCGGCCTGATGGTTCTTGAAAAACAGAAAAATATGTTTTTGGGAGGCGGTTTCGGACAGATAAAAGAGTACAGCGAAAAGATGGCCGAAGAGGTTGACGAATATATCAAAAAACTTCTTGACGAGCGCTACAAACATGTAAAACATAGACTCATCGAATACAAAGAGGCCATTGAAAGGATAGTAAAAGTCCTTTTCGAAAAAGAGGTTATTGAAGGAGAGGTGGTACGTAAGATAATAAAAGAGTATGAAGAGGAAAAGGGAATCAAATCAAAGCTTGTAGAGTCTGAAGAGAATGGTGAACTTGAAAAAGCCAGAGAACAGGCAAAAAATAAAAATAAAGAAGAGATTGAAACAGCAGAGGAGAATGAAGGAGAAGAGAAGTGA
- a CDS encoding phosphatidylserine decarboxylase produces the protein MIKAPFGIVAKEGIYKSAATGGTALFVMLFFESFLLKLIFLSLFAATLYLYRDPERIPEEFDEKGILSPVDGVIESIDYGSDEITVTIISSIKDVSVIRSPIAGDAKDSVHIHGAFLDIKKRLSSRLNEKIYVNLNIDEKRKIKMEILSDVCGVVGFSLYEKKSGSFFRGERIGFAGACRAKISLPLQSEIRLAVGDRVTAGEKVIGYIKE, from the coding sequence GTGATAAAAGCTCCTTTTGGTATAGTGGCAAAAGAAGGAATATATAAGAGTGCCGCAACGGGAGGTACAGCGCTCTTTGTTATGCTCTTTTTTGAGTCGTTTTTGCTTAAACTCATATTTTTATCCCTTTTTGCTGCGACTCTTTATCTCTACCGCGATCCTGAGCGTATACCGGAGGAATTTGACGAAAAAGGGATACTTTCTCCAGTTGACGGAGTGATTGAGAGTATAGACTATGGCAGTGACGAAATTACGGTAACCATAATTTCATCCATAAAAGATGTTTCTGTCATTAGGTCTCCTATAGCAGGAGATGCCAAAGACTCCGTTCATATTCATGGTGCTTTTCTTGATATAAAAAAAAGATTATCATCCAGGCTTAATGAAAAAATATATGTTAATTTGAATATAGATGAAAAGAGAAAAATCAAGATGGAGATCTTATCCGATGTATGCGGTGTAGTCGGTTTTTCTCTGTACGAAAAAAAGAGCGGCTCTTTTTTTAGGGGAGAGAGAATCGGATTTGCCGGTGCATGCAGAGCGAAAATATCTCTTCCTCTGCAAAGTGAAATAAGGCTGGCGGTGGGAGATAGAGTAACAGCCGGTGAGAAAGTCATAGGATATATAAAAGAGTAG
- the pssA gene encoding CDP-diacylglycerol--serine O-phosphatidyltransferase yields MSKTNFQLIYVLPNLFTASSAFIGVISMIAASKGEFEKAAWLIFLSLIFDGLDGRIARLTHTTSKFGVEFDSLADIIAFGAAPAMLLYFCCGHEYGRFGSLVSAMFVVFGAIRLARFNVMAPQSEPSVFVGVPIPTAAVFIAVWILMFQEYSVLKEYSVYIMISTLFVSLLMVSNIRYPSFKKVDLKKANVLKILILMIVAFSLLYLYPTEGIAILITVYLFYGPFRALFFVLLRKKRKI; encoded by the coding sequence TTGAGCAAGACCAATTTTCAGTTGATATACGTTCTTCCCAATCTTTTTACAGCATCGAGTGCTTTTATCGGAGTGATAAGCATGATAGCCGCTTCAAAAGGAGAGTTTGAGAAAGCGGCATGGTTAATATTCCTATCACTTATTTTTGACGGACTTGACGGCAGAATTGCCAGACTCACGCATACTACGAGCAAGTTCGGGGTAGAGTTTGATTCTTTGGCGGATATCATTGCATTCGGAGCGGCGCCTGCAATGCTTCTTTATTTTTGTTGCGGTCATGAATACGGCCGCTTTGGCTCTTTGGTCTCTGCGATGTTTGTGGTCTTTGGTGCAATAAGACTTGCAAGGTTTAACGTTATGGCACCGCAGAGTGAGCCGTCTGTTTTTGTGGGAGTGCCTATTCCTACAGCGGCTGTTTTCATAGCTGTATGGATACTGATGTTTCAGGAATACTCTGTTTTAAAAGAGTATTCTGTCTACATTATGATTTCAACGCTTTTTGTCTCGCTTCTGATGGTAAGCAATATAAGATATCCCAGTTTTAAAAAAGTGGATCTGAAAAAAGCAAATGTTCTTAAAATACTTATTTTGATGATTGTGGCTTTTTCCTTGCTTTATCTATATCCTACCGAAGGAATAGCGATTTTGATAACAGTCTATCTTTTTTATGGTCCTTTCAGGGCACTCTTTTTCGTGCTCTTGCGAAAAAAGAGAAAAATATAG
- a CDS encoding 2-isopropylmalate synthase: protein MNTDKDIVKIFDTTLRDGEQSPGASMNTEEKIQIAKQLEKLGVDIIEAGFAAASPGDFEAISRISNIVEKSRVCSLARAVEKDIKAAGEAVSAAKLKRIHTFIATSPIHMEYKLRMSPDEVIRRAVDAVKYAKTFVDDVEFSCEDAGRSEMGFLKEIISAVIEAGAGTINIPDTVGYRLPHEMGEMIKELSGFIGEKAVISVHCHNDLGLAVANSLYSVLNGARQVECTINGLGERAGNAALEEIVMAIKTRKDIFKDIDTNINTKEIYPASRLVATITGIEPQPNKAIVGKNAFAHESGIHQDGVLKHKETYEIMRAEDIGLDTNAIVLGKHSGRHAFKEKIKALGFDLNEDELNKAFERFKMLADKKKEIVDDDIRMLVTSEITSVPETFKLVRLQISDCSEGVPSAAVTIEHEGEQKTDAGIGDGTIDAIFKTIDRISGYNGTLNDYKVEAVSKGKDALAKVVVKVVFDQTKPAVIGHGLSIDTMIASAKAYVNALNSYLSMKEVLKTKERPQENI, encoded by the coding sequence ATGAACACAGATAAAGATATAGTAAAAATTTTTGATACTACACTAAGAGACGGTGAACAGAGTCCAGGCGCTTCTATGAATACCGAAGAGAAAATTCAGATTGCCAAGCAGTTGGAAAAACTTGGAGTAGATATCATAGAAGCCGGTTTTGCAGCGGCTAGTCCGGGTGATTTTGAGGCTATTAGCAGAATTTCTAATATAGTTGAAAAAAGCAGGGTCTGCTCACTTGCAAGAGCAGTCGAAAAAGATATAAAAGCTGCCGGTGAAGCGGTAAGTGCAGCGAAACTAAAGAGGATACACACTTTTATAGCCACCAGCCCTATACATATGGAATATAAACTCAGAATGAGTCCGGATGAAGTGATAAGAAGGGCTGTTGATGCTGTAAAATATGCAAAGACATTTGTCGATGACGTTGAGTTTAGCTGTGAAGATGCCGGCAGAAGTGAAATGGGCTTTTTGAAAGAGATAATATCCGCCGTTATAGAAGCGGGAGCCGGAACTATAAATATACCCGATACCGTAGGATACAGACTTCCGCATGAGATGGGAGAGATGATAAAAGAGCTATCCGGCTTTATTGGCGAAAAAGCGGTAATATCCGTGCATTGTCATAATGATTTGGGCCTTGCGGTTGCAAATTCGTTATACAGTGTTCTAAACGGTGCTAGGCAGGTAGAGTGTACGATAAACGGTCTAGGAGAGAGAGCCGGAAATGCCGCTTTGGAAGAGATAGTGATGGCTATAAAAACGAGAAAGGATATATTTAAAGATATAGATACAAATATCAATACCAAAGAGATATATCCTGCAAGTCGTCTAGTAGCTACTATTACCGGTATCGAGCCCCAGCCAAACAAGGCGATAGTGGGCAAGAACGCTTTTGCACATGAGAGCGGTATCCATCAGGACGGTGTTTTAAAGCATAAAGAGACGTATGAAATAATGAGAGCCGAAGATATAGGACTGGATACGAATGCTATAGTTTTAGGCAAACATTCAGGACGTCACGCTTTTAAGGAGAAGATAAAAGCTCTAGGGTTTGATTTGAACGAAGATGAGCTTAATAAAGCATTTGAGAGATTTAAAATGCTTGCGGATAAAAAGAAAGAGATAGTCGATGACGACATAAGGATGCTTGTAACGAGCGAAATAACGAGTGTTCCGGAAACTTTCAAACTTGTAAGACTTCAGATAAGCGACTGCAGTGAAGGTGTACCCAGTGCAGCAGTTACCATAGAGCATGAAGGAGAGCAAAAAACTGATGCGGGAATAGGTGATGGTACCATAGATGCCATATTTAAAACCATTGACAGAATAAGCGGTTATAACGGCACATTGAATGACTATAAAGTCGAAGCTGTCAGCAAAGGCAAAGATGCTTTAGCGAAGGTTGTCGTAAAAGTGGTATTTGATCAAACAAAACCGGCGGTTATAGGTCACGGTTTAAGTATAGATACTATGATAGCAAGCGCAAAAGCGTATGTAAATGCTTTAAACAGCTATCTTTCTATGAAAGAGGTTTTAAAAACAAAAGAGAGGCCGCAAGAAAATATATAA